A genomic stretch from Candidatus Cloacimonadota bacterium includes:
- a CDS encoding amidohydrolase family protein: MLKRTVIKAKVLYDGKTSYQEKYIVVEGKKIKQVTEKKLKHDFEGFVTPAFIDAHTHIGMFRDGEPGSEQEGNDYLDQFLPLLDPLNGVYFDDRAFKDAVDFGCLYSCIVPGSGNLMGGKAMIIRNYVPNRKDALIKDYGYKMALGYNPRSTTSWKGQRPNTRMGVYSLLEKKFDGVIAKRDKAVLAQEKKISELDKSLKDKKINKTEYKQKLQIIEREYELEFDTEDQAILEILDRKKIAKIHVHKEDDVLYLIKFVKKYNIKATADHTGDVHHKEIFDELAKNGIKVIYGPIGGIGGKIELAHAYYQNAGLLYKSKADFGLMTDHPVVWAPHLRESLKYFLIHGMSKEEAISLITLKNAEILEIDDSLGTIETDKLASLIVWDKDPFDLAAYPVMVMGEGKVLRK, translated from the coding sequence ATTTTGAAACGGACAGTTATTAAAGCAAAAGTATTGTATGATGGAAAAACCAGTTACCAGGAGAAATACATCGTTGTTGAAGGCAAAAAGATAAAACAGGTTACCGAAAAAAAGCTTAAGCACGATTTTGAAGGATTCGTAACACCTGCATTTATCGATGCTCACACACATATTGGAATGTTTCGAGATGGCGAACCTGGCAGCGAACAGGAAGGCAATGATTATCTCGATCAGTTCCTGCCACTTTTAGATCCATTGAACGGTGTGTATTTTGATGATCGGGCTTTTAAAGATGCGGTTGATTTTGGCTGTCTTTATAGCTGCATTGTTCCAGGAAGTGGAAACTTGATGGGAGGAAAAGCCATGATTATTCGCAACTATGTTCCCAATCGCAAAGACGCTCTTATCAAAGATTATGGCTACAAAATGGCTTTGGGTTATAATCCACGCTCCACAACCAGCTGGAAAGGTCAAAGGCCCAATACCAGAATGGGAGTTTATTCGCTGCTGGAAAAGAAATTTGATGGAGTTATCGCTAAACGAGATAAAGCAGTCCTGGCACAGGAAAAAAAGATTTCTGAACTTGATAAATCTTTGAAAGATAAAAAGATCAATAAAACTGAATACAAACAGAAGTTGCAAATTATCGAAAGAGAATATGAGCTGGAATTTGATACCGAAGATCAGGCAATACTGGAAATTCTGGATCGAAAAAAGATCGCTAAAATCCACGTTCATAAAGAAGATGATGTTCTTTATCTTATCAAATTCGTAAAAAAATATAACATCAAAGCTACTGCAGATCATACAGGAGATGTGCATCATAAAGAGATTTTTGACGAACTGGCGAAAAATGGAATCAAAGTAATTTACGGTCCCATAGGTGGAATTGGTGGAAAAATAGAATTGGCTCATGCCTACTATCAAAATGCCGGCTTGCTTTACAAATCGAAAGCAGATTTTGGTTTGATGACAGATCATCCTGTAGTTTGGGCACCACATCTGCGAGAAAGCTTAAAATATTTCCTGATCCACGGTATGAGTAAAGAAGAAGCAATTTCCCTGATTACTCTTAAAAATGCTGAAATTTTGGAGATCGATGACAGCCTGGGAACAATAGAAACTGATAAACTTGCCAGCCTGATAGTTTGGGATAAAGATCCGTTTGATCTGGCTGCCTATCCTGTAATGGTGATGGGTGAAGGAAAAGTGCTGAGGAAATAA
- a CDS encoding SDR family oxidoreductase: protein MYKEFKDKVALITGGTTGIGKSTAFAFAENGAKVIICGRRNDVGKKTENEAEKRGYTLEFVPCDVSDPKSVKSLIDQIIQKHGKLDFAFNNAGIDGEMGKILDCSLENWQKTIDINLNGVFYCLKYELEAMLKKGGGRIVNNASVSGHRGYPGAPAYIASKHAVRGLSKAAATEYAAENIRVNSISPGLIITPMFPEEQRKDEKFQKWVETIVPMKRMAKADEVAKCVLWLCSDQSSYVTGEDLVIDGGVIAK, encoded by the coding sequence ATGTATAAAGAATTTAAAGATAAAGTTGCCTTGATCACAGGAGGCACAACAGGGATCGGTAAATCTACAGCTTTTGCTTTTGCCGAAAATGGTGCAAAAGTTATCATCTGCGGCAGAAGAAATGATGTAGGTAAAAAAACCGAAAATGAAGCTGAAAAGCGTGGTTATACTTTGGAATTTGTTCCCTGCGATGTTTCTGATCCTAAAAGTGTGAAATCTCTTATTGATCAAATAATCCAGAAACATGGTAAACTTGATTTTGCATTTAATAATGCAGGCATTGATGGTGAAATGGGAAAGATTTTGGATTGTTCACTGGAGAACTGGCAGAAAACTATTGATATAAATTTGAATGGAGTATTTTACTGCTTAAAATATGAACTCGAAGCCATGCTGAAAAAAGGTGGTGGCCGCATTGTGAATAATGCTTCTGTTTCCGGTCATCGCGGTTATCCCGGAGCTCCGGCTTATATTGCCAGCAAGCATGCTGTGCGCGGACTTTCCAAAGCCGCTGCCACAGAATATGCAGCAGAAAATATTCGGGTAAATTCAATTTCTCCCGGGCTCATCATCACTCCGATGTTTCCAGAAGAGCAGAGAAAAGATGAAAAATTCCAGAAATGGGTAGAAACCATCGTTCCAATGAAAAGGATGGCAAAAGCCGACGAAGTAGCTAAATGTGTTTTATGGCTGTGTTCAGATCAATCAAGTTACGTAACCGGAGAAGATTTGGTAATCGATGGTGGAGTTATCGCAAAATGA
- a CDS encoding DUF885 domain-containing protein, which yields MRLTLIFIFLTIMLSCRAEITPEDKPETVDQLFENYFKEIIKSYPETATRLRLDAKGKYRFDASALSDNSEKRYYQDFKIIKKYRSWADDFSDLPKQDAIELKVFKAYLDEKIELEKYHMNLYVINSMFGMHVDLQTFMTEHHQINSRHDALNFISRLQQFEMKFKNMFIDLEYQKKHKIIPPVAIIDHTLNVLEDMTNNDPKENIFYQDFQSKIEKLELTKDDELKLLSQVEEIVKTIVIPNYLKFTFEIENIRKTADYKTGVWKLPKGDDYYQYCLKKHTTTNLTAEEIHQLGLQEVSRIQTEMRKRFTELGFTEGETFGEIEGKWWNSLKGNKYSFSSGEKGKQQALNHYLKILDETKEKLPDYFARIPATEVTVKRVPTHKEKFTGAHYQRAPSDNSGIAAFYANLNWIPKKSGMATLLYHETIPGHHLQIAYATEFCHSPMYRNFTFFTGFIEGWALYAEKLTFEEGWHKDIHSELGYLASELHRAVRLVVDTGIHVRKWSRSEAYKYMQDNLGWASYGEINRYTVWPGQACAYKIGELKILELRQKTRDQLGNDFNLKEFHEVVLSNGSIPLSVLEEVVDDWLESKK from the coding sequence ATGAGATTGACTCTGATCTTCATTTTCCTGACAATTATGCTTTCCTGCCGGGCTGAAATAACTCCTGAAGATAAACCGGAAACTGTAGATCAATTATTTGAAAACTATTTCAAAGAAATAATCAAATCTTATCCTGAAACTGCAACACGATTGCGTTTAGATGCCAAAGGCAAATATCGGTTCGATGCTTCTGCCCTATCCGACAATTCTGAAAAAAGATATTATCAGGATTTTAAGATCATCAAAAAATACCGAAGTTGGGCAGATGATTTTTCTGATCTTCCCAAACAAGATGCGATTGAATTGAAAGTTTTCAAAGCTTATCTGGATGAAAAGATCGAGCTGGAAAAATATCACATGAACCTTTATGTTATTAACAGCATGTTTGGAATGCATGTCGATCTGCAAACCTTTATGACCGAACATCATCAAATCAATTCCAGACACGATGCTCTGAATTTCATCAGCCGTCTACAGCAGTTCGAAATGAAATTCAAAAACATGTTTATCGACCTGGAATATCAAAAGAAACATAAGATCATACCACCAGTTGCTATCATCGATCATACTTTAAATGTTCTGGAAGATATGACAAACAACGATCCCAAAGAAAATATCTTCTATCAGGATTTTCAATCTAAAATAGAAAAATTGGAATTGACTAAAGATGATGAACTTAAGCTGCTTTCTCAGGTGGAAGAAATCGTCAAAACAATTGTTATTCCCAATTATCTGAAATTTACTTTCGAAATAGAAAATATTAGAAAAACAGCTGATTATAAAACAGGAGTATGGAAACTTCCCAAGGGAGATGATTACTATCAGTATTGCTTAAAGAAACATACCACAACCAATCTAACTGCGGAAGAAATTCACCAGCTCGGTTTACAGGAAGTTAGCAGAATTCAAACTGAAATGCGGAAAAGATTTACTGAACTTGGCTTTACTGAAGGTGAAACCTTTGGAGAAATCGAAGGCAAATGGTGGAATAGTTTAAAAGGTAATAAATACAGTTTCTCATCTGGAGAAAAGGGAAAACAGCAAGCTCTGAATCATTATCTGAAGATATTGGATGAAACAAAAGAAAAACTACCGGATTATTTTGCGCGCATCCCTGCAACGGAAGTTACCGTAAAACGGGTTCCCACGCATAAAGAAAAATTCACAGGTGCTCATTATCAGAGAGCTCCTTCCGATAACAGCGGAATTGCAGCGTTTTATGCTAATTTGAACTGGATTCCCAAGAAGTCGGGAATGGCAACACTGCTGTATCACGAAACAATCCCCGGCCACCATCTACAGATAGCATATGCTACAGAATTCTGCCATTCTCCCATGTATCGCAATTTTACTTTTTTTACCGGTTTCATCGAAGGCTGGGCACTTTATGCTGAAAAACTGACTTTTGAAGAAGGCTGGCACAAAGATATTCACAGCGAACTCGGCTATCTGGCTAGTGAACTGCATAGAGCTGTCAGATTGGTTGTAGATACTGGTATTCACGTCAGAAAGTGGTCTCGATCCGAAGCTTATAAATATATGCAGGATAATCTTGGTTGGGCAAGTTATGGTGAAATAAATCGTTATACTGTTTGGCCCGGACAGGCATGTGCCTACAAAATTGGTGAGTTGAAAATCCTGGAATTAAGACAAAAGACTAGAGATCAACTTGGCAACGATTTCAATCTGAAAGAATTTCATGAAGTTGTGCTTTCCAATGGCTCGATTCCTTTGAGTGTATTGGAAGAAGTTGTGGATGACTGGCTTGAGAGTAAAAAGTAA